The Nonlabens sp. Hel1_33_55 genome contains the following window.
TGTTTCGTTATTCTTAATGCGTAATCCATCCACAACTTGCTCACCTAAAACTTCGTCAACCTCACTATTGTAAAGAACTTCAATATTTTTGAGGTTATTAACACGATGTTGCATAGCCTTAGACGCTTTCATATAATCTTTACGCACAAGCATCGTCACTTTTTTACAGATGTTAGCTAAATAACTAGCTTCTTCTGCTGCGGTATCTCCAGCACCAACGATAGCTACTTCTTGATTGCGATAGAAGAATCCATCACAAACGGCACAGGCACTAACGCCGCCACCACGTAAGCGTTGCTCACTAGGCAATCCCAAATATTTAGCAGATGCTCCAGTGGAAATAATTACCGTATTAGCTTCCAGATGTGTTTTACCATCAACTACTACTTTATGGATGCCGCCTTTCTCACTGGCAAAATTCACTTCAGTCACCATCCCAAAACGGACTTCCGTTCCGAAACGTTCTGCTTGTTTTTGTAAATCAACCATCATGGCAGGTCCATCGATTCCATCAGGATAACCTGGGAAATTGTCAACTTCTGTAGTAGTAGTCAGCTGGCCGCCAGGCTCCATTCCTGTATACATAATAGGTTTCATATCCGCTCGCGCAGCATAGATCGCAGCCGTATATCCTGCTGGTCCTGATCCTATGATTAAACATTTTATTCTTTCTATTTGCTCTGACATGTTCTCAAATTTGGATAACAAAAATAAGATTAATACACGGCTCTTTTAGGGCTTTACCATTGGGATTTATTATCACTTTATCAAACAAATGGATATGGTAAACCCTAATTTTGAGCATGCCTGTCATCTATAGAAATCCTGTCACCCGCGAGAAAGCAACATTGCTGGAAACCAGCGCCAGTACAAACGGTGCCTATACCTATATAGAGGTTGAACTGCAACCTGATGGTGGTAATCCCATTCATTATCACAATCGATTTACTGAAGAGTTTGAACCTATAGAAGGTACTCTAGGCGTTCACTATCTAGGTAAAGAATTGCGATTGTCGCCTGGCGAGACCTTCAAGGTTCCCGTAATGGACAATCATAGATTTTACAATCCCAATCCAGAACCCATTGTTTTCAGAGCTCGATTAGAGCCTGGACAACCAGGTTTTGAGAACTTTATGGCGGTACTTTTTGGACTGGTAAGTGACGGCAAGACCTTTGGCAGTAATCAGATTCCGTATAATCCGTTTTATGCGGTCATCTTATTAAAATGGGGTGATACCCAAGTGGATAACTTGTTATTCAGACTGTTGCGTCCATTGCTGGATGTGATGTTCTCGCTTTCGCGAAAGCTGAACTACGACAAAAAGCTCATCGCAAAATATGTGCGGCATGAGTAGGTTTGCAACTCAAATCACAAAGTTGTAACATTACGTTTACCTAAAACGAAGCATGGAAAGCCAAAACATCAACCACGAGGACGAAAAGATTATTGAAAATAGAGAACTGAATATCTGGGAGGCGCTGATTCCAGTGATCGCTCTAATTGTGATGCTCGCTTTTAATGTGTTGGTAGTTTATGGTGACGATGCGCTGTCTGGTTCCAACCAATTCATTCTTTTGCTGGGCGCTGCCGTCGCTGGTATTGTGGGATATTTTAACAAGGTTTCTTATGAAACCATGATCGAGGAAGTTGCCCAAAACCTAAAATCTACCGCTGGTGCCATTCTTATCTTACTAATGGTAGGTGCACTTGCTGGTACATGGCTCATTAGCGGTATTATCCCAACGATGATCTATTACGGCCTCGATATTCTAAATCCTACTATTTTTCTAGCCGCTTGTGTGATTATTTGTGCCGTGATTTCTGTGGCAACCGGTAGCAGTTGGACCACAAGTGCAACGGTAGGTATTGCCTTAATAGGTATTGCTGGTGCGCTGGATATCAACGCTGGTATGACGGCTGGTGCAGTGCTGAGTGGCGCTTATTTTGGCGATAAGCTTTCACCTTTGAGTGACACAACTAACCTTGCTCCTGCCATGGCTGGAACAGATCTTTTCACGCACATCAAATACATGTTATTCACGACTGTACCGACTATCGTAGTAACCTTAATTGCTTTTATAATCATTGGGCTATCTATTGATACTTCTGGAAATGCAGATGTATCTGTATATCAAACAGCGATTGATAACACCTTCAACACATCAGCATGGTTGTTTTTAGTGCCTGTGCTGGTTATCGCGATGATCGTCAAAAAAGTATCACCATTGGTGGCTTTATTAGTAGGTACGTTATTAGCAGCCGTTGCCGCGTTGATTTTTCAGCCAGAGCTGGTGTTGACAAATAGCGGCTTAACCGAATGGAACTTCACGTCTGCCTACAAAGGTTTGATGAATGCGATCACGGTGGATACATCCATTGCTCCTATTACTGCGAATGAAGAAATAGGCACTAAACTAGCCGGCCTTTTTGAATCTGGCGGCATGGCAGGAATGCTGGGTACCATCTGGTTGATAATTTGCGCCATGGTATTCGGCGGAATCATGGATGCGATAGGTGCGCTGGCAACTATCAGTAAAGCCTTGCTGAATTTATTTGATTCGGTATTTGGGCTGTTTGCAAGTACAGTTGTGAGTTGTCTCGCAATCAATGTCACGGCTAGTGACCAATATCTTGCTATCGTCGTACCTGGAAAAATGTATGCCAATGCCTATCGTGATAAAGGCCTCGCTCCAGAAAACCTCTCTAGAACTCTGGAAGATTCTGGAACAGTAACATCGGTGCTTATCCCATGGAACACTTGTGGTGCTTATCAAAGTACAACGTTAGGCGTTGATGTCATCGCCTATTTGCCTTATGCGATATTCAACTGGCTATCGCCATTTATGACCTTGCTGTTTGCTGCCTTTAGCATTAAGATCAAGGAGCTTTCTGGTAAGGTTGCTAGTGATGGGCAGGTGGATTTGTAGAACAATACGAAAACTTAATTCTAATCAGTTGATGTCATATTTTCCTATATTAGAATTATGAAAATCAGTAAGGAACATTTAGAAACTATTAGAACGCTTTGTAAAGAGCATAGCGTTTCAACGTTCTCGGTTTTTGGGTCTGCCACAAGAGAAGACTTTGACGCTGATTCTGACATCGATTTTTCTGTAGATTTTAATGAAAAAGATCCATTCATTTATACAGATCTCTATTTCAACTTAAAGGAAAAATTAGAGAATTTACTCCAACGGCAAATTGATCTAATTGAAGAGCGCGCTATCAAAAATAGCTACTTCCAGAAAGAGTTAGATGAAACTAAGATCCTTATCTATGGATCGTAAAATAGGTACTTGGCTCGAAGATATTTCTAGATCCATAGATGAGATTTTTGAATTTCTTCCAGAGAAAAGAAACTTTTTTGAATATCAAAAGGATCTCAAGACCAAAAAAGCAGTCGAGAGAAATATCGAGATAATTGGTGAAGCTGTCAACCGTATTTCAAAGTATTCTGAAACAACTTTGGAAATCAACAATGCGAAGAAAATAATTGGTACTCGAAATAGAATCGTGCATGATTACGAAAATATTTCTGATGAAGTGATTTGGACGATTATACACAAAGAGTTACCGCTCCTTAAAATAGAAGTTGCAAAGCATCTCAAGCACATTTAAGGCGAATTCAAAATATCTTGCTTCCTGACTCTTGATTCTTGACTCTTATGATAGAGACTTCCCTAAAATCCCGTTAACCACCGCACGGTTCCAGCGCATACCTCCTATTTTTACGGCTTAACCTAAATAAGCTATGAACAAGTATTTATATCCGCTATTATTCTCTTTGCTATTTATTTCCTGCAAGTCTAAAGACCCAAAGGACAGCACGCCTAAGGAGATGAAAGAGCAAATGAGTGACAATCCTAACCAGACGGTGACGACAGCCATTGGCGACATCACCTTACCTGCGCCTTACGCAACTGAGTCTGAAGTATTGCAGAGCAACGTCGTTGGATGGAACGATGGTGCGGCTCCAATTGCACCAGAAGGTTTTAAGGTAAACGCTTTCGCGAAAGCGTTAAAACATCCACGCTGGACGTACGTTCACGATAACGGCGATGTTTTTGTTGCCGAATCCAACACCCGTAATAGTGCCAACCAAGTAACGATCCTGCGTGATACCAACAACGATGGTGTGGCAGATTACCAAAACGTTTTTGCAAGCGGATTGAATCAGCCGTTTGGGATGTTGATCATTGATGATACATTCTATATCGCAAATACCGACGGATTATATGCCTATGATTATACAGACGGCGCAAACCAACTTACTGGAACTGGAACTAAAATTCTTGACCTACCAGCTGGCGGCTACAACAACCACTGGACTCGTAATCTATTGACTAATGCCGACCAATCTAAGATCTACATTTCGGTAGGTTCTGGATCAAACGTAGGTGAAAACGGAATGGAATACGAAGTGCGTC
Protein-coding sequences here:
- a CDS encoding cupin domain-containing protein; translation: MPVIYRNPVTREKATLLETSASTNGAYTYIEVELQPDGGNPIHYHNRFTEEFEPIEGTLGVHYLGKELRLSPGETFKVPVMDNHRFYNPNPEPIVFRARLEPGQPGFENFMAVLFGLVSDGKTFGSNQIPYNPFYAVILLKWGDTQVDNLLFRLLRPLLDVMFSLSRKLNYDKKLIAKYVRHE
- a CDS encoding PQQ-dependent sugar dehydrogenase; protein product: MNKYLYPLLFSLLFISCKSKDPKDSTPKEMKEQMSDNPNQTVTTAIGDITLPAPYATESEVLQSNVVGWNDGAAPIAPEGFKVNAFAKALKHPRWTYVHDNGDVFVAESNTRNSANQVTILRDTNNDGVADYQNVFASGLNQPFGMLIIDDTFYIANTDGLYAYDYTDGANQLTGTGTKILDLPAGGYNNHWTRNLLTNADQSKIYISVGSGSNVGENGMEYEVRRATILEINPDGSGEIEYATGLRNPVGMDWNPVTGELWTAVNERDKLGNNLVPDYATSVKKGGWYGWPYSYYGQINDPRWSDDPHQELVDKAIVPDVPLGPHTASLGFEFYTKDAFPAAYKNGAFIGQHGSWNRKPLSGYKVVFIPFDAAGKPQPPRDFLTGFTKKGSDKDVYGRPVGVTVHNDGSLLVNDDDSGVLWRVSAI
- the nhaC gene encoding Na+/H+ antiporter NhaC, with protein sequence MESQNINHEDEKIIENRELNIWEALIPVIALIVMLAFNVLVVYGDDALSGSNQFILLLGAAVAGIVGYFNKVSYETMIEEVAQNLKSTAGAILILLMVGALAGTWLISGIIPTMIYYGLDILNPTIFLAACVIICAVISVATGSSWTTSATVGIALIGIAGALDINAGMTAGAVLSGAYFGDKLSPLSDTTNLAPAMAGTDLFTHIKYMLFTTVPTIVVTLIAFIIIGLSIDTSGNADVSVYQTAIDNTFNTSAWLFLVPVLVIAMIVKKVSPLVALLVGTLLAAVAALIFQPELVLTNSGLTEWNFTSAYKGLMNAITVDTSIAPITANEEIGTKLAGLFESGGMAGMLGTIWLIICAMVFGGIMDAIGALATISKALLNLFDSVFGLFASTVVSCLAINVTASDQYLAIVVPGKMYANAYRDKGLAPENLSRTLEDSGTVTSVLIPWNTCGAYQSTTLGVDVIAYLPYAIFNWLSPFMTLLFAAFSIKIKELSGKVASDGQVDL
- the trxB gene encoding thioredoxin-disulfide reductase; this encodes MSEQIERIKCLIIGSGPAGYTAAIYAARADMKPIMYTGMEPGGQLTTTTEVDNFPGYPDGIDGPAMMVDLQKQAERFGTEVRFGMVTEVNFASEKGGIHKVVVDGKTHLEANTVIISTGASAKYLGLPSEQRLRGGGVSACAVCDGFFYRNQEVAIVGAGDTAAEEASYLANICKKVTMLVRKDYMKASKAMQHRVNNLKNIEVLYNSEVDEVLGEQVVDGLRIKNNETGEKHEIEITGLFIAIGHKPNTDIFKGQLDMGADGYLVTVPDTTKTNLPGVFASGDVQDKVYRQAITAAGTGCMAALDAERYLADIGVVEEVKAGDYSIE
- a CDS encoding DUF86 domain-containing protein; protein product: MDRKIGTWLEDISRSIDEIFEFLPEKRNFFEYQKDLKTKKAVERNIEIIGEAVNRISKYSETTLEINNAKKIIGTRNRIVHDYENISDEVIWTIIHKELPLLKIEVAKHLKHI
- a CDS encoding nucleotidyltransferase family protein; protein product: MKISKEHLETIRTLCKEHSVSTFSVFGSATREDFDADSDIDFSVDFNEKDPFIYTDLYFNLKEKLENLLQRQIDLIEERAIKNSYFQKELDETKILIYGS